GAGCATAGACCAGAAATTGGGTTTCCTAAAACTACAATGGCCTCTTTTACACTTGTCGTCAGTTGAAGTGGGTAAGTTGAACAAAAAGAATTAGGATCTTCCTTTAAGTTTTCCTTACTTTTACTGGAACCAGTAAAAGAAACTTCACATCCTTCTCCGACACCATTCTCTTTACTCGCGGAGGAAAACTCAGCCAAAGGGTTCTTTTTTTCATCAATGCCACTGATATTCTTTCCACAGAAGCCATACTCCTCAACTTCAACCAAATCTTTCAAATCATAATCAATTCTATCAACGCCACGAATTGGGTTCTTGATATCACTAAAAGCCACTATATTTTCAGCCTTATCACTTTGCGAATCTGTATGTGTATCACCGTCCTGCAAATTTTTCCTGATAAAAGAATTACTGATAGTCCTGTTGCACGAAGCAAATAGAAGCGTTCTCTTCATCTCTTTGAGATCTCCAAACGTTGACTTCGCTGCGGATGAGAGACAATCTCCAGAATTGGGCTTGTAGCTAAAAGTTTCACCTTTACCAGATACCGACTTATTCTTTCTTTGGTCGTAGCATATGATGTTCGCTTTCTGACCATTTAGAACTGTTGGTTGACCAACAAAATCCCATAACCCGGCAACAGCTGATAAAAGCCGAGCTGTACTAACTCTATTGGCATGCAATGTAGTTTCTGATTGCGCACTGCTTTTTGCCTGAGAATTGCTAGGAGGAAATGCATCGGGGTCGAAGGATCGAATGTCCAGTGGAATCCACCAATAGTTTATTGACGACTTGTTACTTGTTGATTTTCGGCGCTGGGACGCCATTCTCTAAGGCCTTGTGGACAGCTATTGAATATACACTCCAAATGCAAGGAGAGCTATGAATGGTGTCGACCCACCAAATCTGTAAGTGGTAAAAATCATCAAAAGAAAGCAATTTGATAGGAAACAGGAGATTCTAATGAGAAGAACAAGAGATTTGGTGTACAGCCCAAAGGTTCATAACATAAGAATGAAACCACCAAAACTCCGACATGGAAGATGCCATTCCCTCTCAGAAACATTTCATCAAACAGAATCCGTGCATCAGAATTCAGCAATAGTGAGCCCACACTAACCTTGTAGAATCCTCTGGAACTTAACTTACTTCAAAACCAACGAACCCATCTCCAGATTCAGGAAAATAAGACATGGGTCTTTGACCTCGGCATGAACTGAAGACACAAAGTGGCGTGCTTTTGGAGTCTCCAAAAATCCACCTCATTTATAAAGGAAATGGAGTAGATTTCTCGACCAAAAGCATCAAATCTCGATGCACTCGCTCCGTAATAATTCGATCCCTGGCGCTTTGTTACTTAACGAATGATGGCTGTATTATGACGCGATTAGAGAGAAAAGGTAGGGCATTTTCTTCATGGAAAGTACCCGGAGAGGAGTACTTGTTGGTCTCCTCCGCTCCGAACCTATCTCTCCCTCTCGATCTGgggatgctgctgctgctgctgctgctactactactacgATGCACGTTTTAAGCTCGTTTGTGTCCGGAATAATTCAAATGAGGATGGATGATGATGAATAATGGAGCCGTGGAACGGTCGAATGAGTGAGGTGAATTatagggagggagagagagagagaccaactCACGAAGCTTTGGGTTGGGAATTGACCgcgtttttttttacttaccaGAGTTAATAGATCTCGCCGGGGTGTCAACGCGAAAGACTCGGTTTTAATTCACAGGTGCTCCCAATCAATTCTAAGTATTGtttgtttttccaaaaaaaaaactgtgaGTATTAgtatttagcaaaaaaattaataattgatattcgagattttaaattcaaattctaattattgtatatatttagattaaattattttaaaaaaaataaataatgcgaATAGTTTGCTATCTTTctttgagggaaaaaaaaaaaaatccaactcgATATAAATGAACTAACAATGCACGTCGTAAGGTACGGTACACACGCAGAAAAAACCAATTTTAAAAGTGGCTTTGATGATTAGTGCAATAAAGCTAATGTAGacatctaattattattattattatttcttatcTATCAGTCAATGTATACTTTgggacggaaaaaaaaaaaggaatactCACCGACtgacaagtggcaaaggactttgATGATTAGTATTCGaggtttcaaattcgaattctaattgattcacatttctagctaagtttatttctaaatgaaataaataaagtgggtagcatgctacttatctctctttcaaaaaaaaaaaaaaaaaaaaacctcaataACATATTTATGCACCGAAAATGGCTGTAAGGGATTTTATTGACCAGTTCCCATATTAATGGGTCTAAATTTTAGACCCCGAACCTGATGTTGTAAAGCTTGTAGTGTAAGCCTGGGGAGAACCATCTAATGAGCTATGATTTTGACGGGAAAAGGGTTGCTTCAGATGATTTATGTATTGGGCCCAGGAGATTATTTAATTATGAAGAAATATCTTGCAACCAACATGTTTGCCCTAAAATGGCACCATCCTGACATAGATGGATCAAACTTAGTTCGGTCGATCCGGTTCAACCTGGAGCAAAGGAAATTGAACGACAACAGGGGGTTTATGTTCTCTCCGGCTCATAGTATGGATATCCTCTTACCAGAGAATATTACGAGGTTCAGgaaaggaggaaaaagaaataaaagaaataaaaaaaacctcGAAATCCAACCTAGCAGCTACAAGGCAAAAACCAGGGATCCGCACGGAGAGCTCACACCCCAAATAATACATTAGAAATTTGCTTGGCAACAAATCTAAACACGTGAAATTTGCTcgacaacaaagaaaaaaactaaacagtaacactttttttttggtttttactgatttgatttaataaaaacaaTGTACATCAAGCTACCAACAgtatttaaaaaacaaaaactttcaCCCAACACATCAAATCAAGTAAAATTTGAGTACAGAcaaagaattaaataaatagaACAGAACCTAAGTCACTGTGCTACCGCTATGATCATTGCTCAAGAGGGCAGAATGAACCTTTTAACCTGAACTCATTATGTAATTGCTCAGTATGTACCAACATTACAAAGAATGCTGTATATAGCATACTTGTCACT
This genomic window from Ananas comosus cultivar F153 linkage group 3, ASM154086v1, whole genome shotgun sequence contains:
- the LOC109707762 gene encoding uncharacterized protein LOC109707762 isoform X2, whose product is MASQRRKSTSNKSSINYWWIPLDIRSFDPDAFPPSNSQAKSSAQSETTLHANRVSTARLLSAVAGLWDFVGQPTVLNGQKANIICYDQRKNKSVSGKGETFSYKPNSGDCLSSAAKSTFGDLKEMKRTLLFASCNRTISNSFIRKNLQDGDTHTDSQSDKAENIVAFSDIKNPIRGVDRIDYDLKDLVEVEEYGFCGKNISGIDEKKNPLAEFSSASKENGVGEGCEVSFTGSSKSKENLKEDPNSFCSTYPLQLTTSVKEAIVVLGNPISGLCSNYNSEPLRSTDCLKAQQQQSIESHSTFGELVVEESARKDCDVHKNKKITSYLNVLEEDYFSNNWLCMQQRVHNAFAVNRHAIAGALAGTLVSVCLHPIDTIKTIIQANGASQKSFSDILRHIMTEKGVVGLYRGISSNITSSAPISAIYTFTYESVKGALIPVLPKEYHSLAHCIAGGCSSLATSFVFTPSERIKQQMQVGSQYQNCWNALIGCLEKGGITSLYVGWGAVLCRNIPHSVIKFYTYERLKQLFLTAAAPNSTLSSWQTW